GTGACATTGATCATTGGAACAAGTAAAAATACAAGTTTTAGAGCTTATTTGCTTTCTAGACCCACAATGGCGCTTCGCAGTACAATGACTTAACTTTAAACTGAAAGCTACATGCAAGTAACTAATAAGATAACACTACCTATAGCTTTCTATGTGTCAAATCATGAATTCGATCAGCTCTCTAAATCGAGTTTAGTTTTTGAACTATCCTTTAGGAAATCAGTAAATGGAGATTTGTGGATGTGTAAGTCATGGTTGGTCATCCATGACTTTGTCAGTTCTTGTTGATCAAAAATTGCTTCACGCAAAAGCATGTAAGAGTCCTGTTAGAATCAAGGTTGAACACTGAAATTATTGAGCACAACTTTCTTTTTTAGCAAAAAGTGTGAAGTATTCTAATATATTAATCAATGAAGCTTGAAATGGAATCCATAGAATCAGAAAAATGTGACCGAAGAGATTAAAGGTTGATTAAATGAGCAAAAACACCTTACAGTGCCACCAAAATCTCTCACATATGTGGGAGATAATCAAGACATACAGTTCAGGTTTCTTGCAAGAAGTAGCAGAAGGTTCAAGGAATGACAAGTGAGGACTTCCACAATTAATATTTCTATGTAAAAACATTGAGAAGACATTCAATCCAAGATTTCACATATAAGGTTTTAGACAGAATTCTGCAGAAAGATCTGCATGAAATTAACATTCTTCGATGGAAAATTAAACTACAGAGGCCAAAGAAGTTCAGTACATGATATACGAATACTTCATTTGAGCAAAGGTATCCTTTGTGGTGTTGATTTGGTGATATGTTTTTGATTGTCAACAAGAGACCCCATCGATGTGAAGCTAGGAACTTTATTGCGGTACACCCTTACCTTGACTCTGCATTCCACAATTTCCATAACTAAAcaggaattttttatttttattcctgTGCCAAAAAAAAACAATTAAATTAGGTAGTTGTTTCTACAGTTAGAGCAGCAATATATGCAAAATTCTCTACAAAAAATGCATATGGTAATGGGCATGGATGTTACCAAAGTATAAGACCATGCTACAATCAGTTCCATCTACTTGCTTGAGATTTCAACTCTGACCTCATGATAGCGTGGTGCTGTTAACTTctcaaaagaacaagaaaaataaaaatgagttcCAGTGTAAAGAAAATCTTCCTGTAGAAGATGATGCTAATGCAACTTGCATTTACATTTGAAAAGATGAGATGAATCTCCTGATACTGTTATATATAATTCCGAAGTGCCTACTACAGTTTGCAAAATCCACATGCTACATAGTGTACAATTCAGTGATTGACCATTTAATAATAACAGGAGCATGTAATTGCAGGAAACAAAAAACTGCTAAAGGGCATGAAGAATGTAGAGTTAAGGTGCAGCTTACCTTGATATATTCAGTGCTTGTGTGAATTGAGGGTAGTGATGAACCAAGGAAGTTTGTAGTTCTCCATCTATCCACACCTGCAGATTGTGCTGAAGAGTGTACCAGCCTTGATCACCCATCCCAAGGCATTGTAGCCTGAGCTCTGGGCAGTTACTGATGCTCAAAAATTGAAGTTTGCTTGGAAAACCATCATTTGGCAAGCACAAGAGGCCAGGACAGTCTGAGATCTCGAGACGTGCAAGTGAGGCCATGTTTCTGAGGCCAACTGGTAAATACATGAGATGCCTGCAGTTTTCGATCTCCAAGTCCTCTAACTTTATTAGTTTTGGCAGTCCTTTGGGAAGAGTATGGAGCTCAGGGCAGTGCTTGATGGCCAAGTACAACAGGCCGGTCGGGAGCCAATCATCCGGTAATGATAACAATTGATTGCAGTGACTAATTTCCAATCGACGGATCAAAGCATGGGAACCTTGTATATTGAAAGGAAAGGTTCTCCGTTGCAGTCCACTGAGAGTCAGGGAGGGAAGCAAGGAAACAACAGACCAGGAACTCCAAATCCAGTCATCAGTAGTCTTCACTTCTAGTGATTTGAGTACTGGGAAGTCAGATAGGCCAGCAAAACTTCGGGAtgcttctatcaccaacttcgtcAAAGCAGGAAATTTGTGCTTTAATTGGTCAAGAGCAAAGCAGTCCTTGATAACAAGCTCACGAAGAGAAGGCAAAACACAGTCATCAGCACCACACCATTCTTCCAGTCCTGACATTGTTTCTAGATGTAGCTTCTCCAATGATGGAAACCTTTGCTTGTTACTGCCACAAAATGAGCAGTCAAGGTGCTGCACCCGATGCATTTCTTTTATGTATAGATATTTAAGCTTCGGTAATTGGCCAAGTGGTGGGAGGTTAAAACAATTATCACAGTTGCAGATCCATAAGGTCACTAGATTGGAGAAGGAAGGATCTCCTACCCAAGTTGGAAATGATGTTCCTCCATACCCAACTATTCCAAGCTCTTTCAGGTTCGTATGAGGTCTGAGATTTTTTAGAACATATTCTTTCTCCTCATATCCAATACTTTGTGCAACTGCTTCAGTTATATTACTGTAGTTCCATGTCAACTCCAGCCTGTTGATGTGTTCCTTGCTCATGAGGTTTGCTTCAACAGCTTCTGCTGCCTTGAAAACAAGATCAAGTCTTGCAATGAGAAGTTCACCATGGAGATTGTTCAAGTCCCTCAACTGAGATAAACCACAGTGAAGCCTTGTGCTCACAATATATCTTGAAAGTGTTTGAAGATCAGTTAACAATCCAATATCTGGTGGCATAAATCTCAAATTGCCTCTTGTGTGCGTTCCTTCCGGCGCCAATGTCATTCTTGAATTACCATCAAGATGTAGATCAAGATTCCGTAACTTGCGCAGATTCCTTGTATCCTTTGGAAGCTCTTCAAGAAAATAGCAATTCCTAAGTACCAAGGTTTGCAGGTTGTAGAGGTGAGACACAGATTCAGGCAGTCTAATGATATTTGTGTTCTGTAGTTGGAGACAGCGCAGATGCTTCAGATCACTGATTGATTCAGGCAGCAGAGCCAATCCCAAATTGCTTAGATTTAGAGTGCGTAGGCTCTGAAGTCTATCGGCAAGATCATCAGGAACAGCCATCAGGTAACTCATAGAGCCGCCAACCAGGATTAGTGTATGCAAGCCTTTGCATTTATAAACTTCCTCAGATAGATTGTTTTCTCCCCTTAACCGAGGCGATATGTTCGAGATATTTTGATCAAATAGGTCATATTTCAGTGATAAATGGCGAATGCTGGCAGAGCCAAACCAGCCTTTGCCAGGCTCCACAACAGAACATTCCTCGGCTGCTATATGTCGGGCAAATTCATGAACAACATCATGCATGATGTACCTACGTCGGCGACTCTTGTGGTCAAAATTCGAGTGCTGAAAGAATGAGCTCTGCATGAGGGAATCAAAGTAGTCACTAGCAATATCTTCCATCCGTTCCCTTCCACTTGGTCGAATGAAGTTTTGTGCTATCCATAGCTGAATGATGAACTCCTTCTCAAACTCGAAGCCTTTTGGAATTATGGAGAAGTACGCAAAGCATGGCTTAAGATATTGGGGCAAGTATTGGTAGCTTAAGCTGACAGCATGTGAAATATATCCATCCATGCTGGTGAATTCCCATGCCTCACTCTGTAAAATAGCACTCCATTTGCTTCTGTCAGTTTCTCTGAACAGTCTATAGCCCAAAGTTATAGCTGCCAAGGGCAAGCCTCTGCATTTGTTGACGACATACATCTTGTAGGGATCAAGATCAACCATTGCATTCCGATCTCGGGCCAATGCATATTGACAAACCAAAGACCAGCACTCATCATTCGATAGTCCCTCCAAACGGTAAGGGGGTGAGGTTGCCATGAAGTTAGCAACTTCTTCGATTCTGGTGGTCACTATTATCTTACTTCCTTGAGCACCGGAGTACAAGAAGGTTTTTATTCTCTCCCAGTTCTGTAGGCTCACATGCCAAACATCATCCAGAACAAGCAGGTATCTCCTCCCACTCAGCTTCTTTCTAAGTTCTTTCTGAAGATTGTCAAGGCTGACAAAATCACACTGAAAACCATCAATGGATTCAATGATGGTcttcataatcatcatcatatcaaAATCCTGAGACACATAAACCCATAGTCTAAGCTCAAAATGGTTCTTCACAGACTCATCATTGCAGACTAGTTGAGAGAGAGTCGTCTTCCCTATACCAGGCATCCCAAAGATAGGAATCACTGTGATGCTATGGTCAGTCACCTCAGCCATTGGCAGcaacatattttttatcttttgctTATCACTCTCACGACCAAGAACCAGAGAAGGAGTTAGCGAGGTGGTCTGATAACTCTGCTGCCTCCGGGGTGCACTGCGCTGAGTCAATTCAGATAAGGGGCATCTCCTTGCTATGGAATCTAGTCTGTGTTCTATGTCTTTTACCCTGAGGCATATTTCTCGCTTGAACAGTTCACGCTTAGGATTTATGGGGGCCAAGAAATTGCGTACcgatgcatatttgatcagctgaCAGCGTTGGCGTTCGGTTGCCACCTCGTCCAAGATATCATTTGCATCATATGCAGCCTGGCTGAGCTCATTCAGCAAATGCTTCACCGCGTTCCTAATCTGTTGCCTCTCCTGTGCATCATTCAGTACAGCTTGAATCATGGCGACAGAGCTCTGCAGCTTTTCTAGCTCAGCATCAAGGCCGTAGGCTGTTTGCAGTTCCTCCCACAGTTGAACCAAATTGGAAGCCAACAGTGGAATGACAGCCGAAAGAAGCTCCATTGAGGAATGTTTGTgagaagtttttgaaaaagaaaaggATACAAGAGAATTGAGAAAAAAGATTTAGAGGTGTTTGTTGAATTTTGGACTTGTATAGGAGATGGTAGCTGAGCAATCACACACTGTGAAGGTGTGGATAGAACTGCTTTGCCATTAAGATGGAGTTTTGGAAGTTAACATGGTTGACTCAGTCTGCCCTGGAATCTTTATCATATAAGGGAGTGCTCAGAGTGTCATGACGTCGGAATGATGGGTTAACTGGTCTATCAACTTTGTTAAGCTCAAATTATTGGTTAAAATActtcaattaaaattttaacaATACACCCATCAAATCCTTGTAAGTCTATCTTAGTCTTACCCACTTTTGGCATGGGATTAATTGGGATGTTACAAGCTCCCTCACTTAAGGCTAAGATGATCatcgttttcttccttttcatGAGTAAAGTTAGCAAGTTCTTGAAGATAAAGGAAACGAAAAATTGAGATGGATAGAGTTTTAGAATTCAGGGACATGAGAAAAGAGGAATGGTGGCAACATATTCTGATCACAACCTAAGATTCAGAGATGATGCAACCTTGCTGTCGCATTAGTAGATGCGCAACTTGCTTTTGTTTGTAATCGTCAGCCTTCCTTGATCTTTCAATTGGAAAGTATTAGGAAGCAACTTGGCTCTATTAAAGTCATCCTTCGTCTAGTTCTGCTCAGTTGCATTTTCATGTCAATTTCCAGGAGAGTTTCCCAACTGCTGATAGCTGTCTTTTTGGTGGCCACAAATCTTGTCTCTCTTATTCGTATTAATTATGGTTGTCCAATAGCTACTAATTTCTCCTATTTGGCAGTTCTCAGGAAATTCTCAGAACCTTCACATTCAAGAAGATGCTCCAGTCATTTAAAACTCTTGATAGGGTTCTTGAAGAGTTCTTTTTTTAGATGAAAGCTGTTCCAACTTTGGGGCTCATTAAGATCAGGCATCATGGTTGACTGACTTGAGGATAGACAACAATATGAAATGAGGAACAAATACATGATATTGACAGATAACCTAATAGTTGAAGGTTTCTTGGTCTACGCTCTTATCCCATTTAATGTTTATTGGAAGTAGAGATCCaactgatggattgaaacatgtcTTTGATAGCTCTCTATGCACTCTTGTCACAACCCACAAGATTGTGGTAGTTTGGTTTTCTTGTAAGGTGTATTGACAGATCCAATTGGTATTTGGAATCTTTGTGTATTTGAATCAGTCAGTTGAATAGTTTCAGACTAATGGAGGATGATCCAAACAGGGCATGATAAGATTGTGTATTGCAAGCTGTGGACCGCAGATTTCTCATGATTAATCATAAGATGAGCTATGTATTGTTATTATCTGTAATCTAAGATAATTGTGTTGGTGTGAGATGATCCACATTGATCATGTATACAATTTTCCTCACAATTGATGGAATCATGGTTGTGGTAATAATTGTTTTTAGGTGTATGAAAAAGAATAAATCTCTTCAGTaggtgttttctttttcaaacaaattGAATTAAAATAAGACTTGAAGACAGGCGAAGTTTCAACACCAAGAACGCTTCCCCTCTGTCATCACCTGCAGGTTGGTGTAGCCTTACAAGTTCGTCACttaaatattgtatttatgtcACGCACGTTTGCATATGCCCAATTTAACTCAGACTAATCATTATTATTAGTTTCATGAACGATTTATGTGTGTGTAAAGAGTAGTGATGTAAATTTGAATTTAACATTGAGAGTCAAATCATGTAGATTCACtataatatttatgaattttgcatatatatgtatatatatattacgtAGTTGTGTTTTTATATTTTGAACGAGTCTGAGAGGCAATTCATAGACAAGAATAGAATAGAAATTATTCACTgatatcataatttagaaatgaATTGTACGAAATAATTAAGTCACAAATGTTACGTAGGTGGTAAGTATGAAGCCCATGTTTTGGGTATAAGAATTATAGGGGCATGCAAAGAAAACTTGGATAATTTATGCAGAAAAATCTGTGTAACATTGATAGCGTGACAATTGTGAGCTCAATGAGGTAATGGCCAGCCAACATCATATTCCTACAAGGCATTGTTTTTTAGTCTTACTGTAAGTCTGTATCCTCCAAACTGAACACTGCTAGAACTATCCGACTGAAGAAGCTATGGATGCATCTGCAGTTGCAACAGATGGAGCTGTTTAATATGATATACTCACGTAATGATCCTCTTGTGTTTGAGATGCTTGTCTTCATCAATCAAATACAAATTGGTTGTATCATAAGCTCGAGTCCACTAAATGTGCAGCTGCATGATCTTCTTGGATCTCATGCTCAGATCTTTTCAGTTGATGAGTCTCCCATTAATGGGACCTGCTGCAGCTGCATGCATGTCAATGTGAACAATACGATCTGTGCATGGTAGAATGATCCATTTATGGTTAACAGAGTGTGGCCCCTCTCTGATGTCATGACTCGGGACGTCGACGAGCTTCAATCGATTACCTGTTGCCATTAGCACTCGAATGTAAGCAAAATTCACGAGAAGGTAATTCTTGGTTTAACTGTTGTGCAGAGTCAATACGAAGAAGAAGAGATGTTACATCAACATTTTCTTAGGGATCTAATTCTTACCCTCCATAAATAAGGATAGGGTGATTAAGATCAGGAATGAATCGACATTTATAATTTTGCTagttttcattaataaaattttaaatatttttatttaattaaagataTTGTCTTGTATGGAACTCAATAATTGATTTTAAATAATTGAGACATTAcggattgttattattatttatttataaataaaattgtCTATTGCTCAAAAGATAATGTGTTAATTACAGAAAAGTTACCACCATGAGAAATAGAAATTGCTGagcattattatttatatttttttgaaatatatttaaaattaattattttgatcATCTTGGCTAAATAAAAGATATTGGTAAAAAGAAAGTGTaccatatcaagttggtattgtcAACAAAATTTGTATAAATTATAGAGTCTAGtacacaataaaatttaaaaaaaattcaaagagtaAGATTTGAGTAGTCTTTTCAGGATTCAAAGCCCATCCCATTAATATGAAGACGGTATAAGtttcttatttataaaaaaaataaaaaatttattgatgAAATTGATAGAAAATAATCTCATTCATCTTAAAGAAAATCAAAATATGGAAGTCCAcatgataattttcttttaaaaataaaaaaattgttagtTCTATCATAGGTGGTTAACTAATTAGTTTTACGATTTTCTTTCATAAATACATATGTGATGTTCCCtgatttattgttattgtttgagaaggtaTGACAAAAGAAGACTATTAATATGGGTTGAGTGTTAATGGTTCCTAAATACTATGTAGTATCTGATATCATTTCTTGATTTGTATATATCATCCTTAAGTAGGGAGTCTATAATATCTCGATTAGTATTAAGATCAACATATaatattaagattaatttataagaataagattaattgagttaaaaaaattaataagctGAGACCCGAGTTCTGACACACAGAGAGATACATGATTAATCTTAATCTGGTCTCGTGCAATGATAGAGTGATCATTGTTTTATTTCTTTTCACGAGGAAAGTTAATAAGTTCTTAAAGATAAAAGGAATCAGAAAATTAGGTTTAATAGATTTTTAGTGTTGGGTCCAACCCACATAACTTCGACAAAATTAGGcagtttgagcccaaatcaaagaaattaaacaaATAGAGAAAGAAAGGGCAAAACGAGGAAGAGAAAGATTAGAGCGTGCAGCGTGCGACGGCGtactgagaaaagaggagagagaaatagagagagaatgaTTAGTTTATGAGTTTTTGATTGACGATCGATGGCTAAAAGTTGTCGGTTTCGACCCAAATTTGAttactttcctactatatccattttgtgagaTATATAATTATTTACGAAAAGATTCATGGATGAAGATATGAGCTAAGatgtatgatcttgatgttattctgatcatctagttattctagagaagacttattgtaaatctgttatcattattattcatagtgaaagtttgagatggactacggtcctatgattttttttcatattgaatttttcacgttaaaaagatttgattTCATCGTGTGATTAATTATTTGCTtatgttgatatttttatttggatatcaagttgatattttgatgaagaaccattttgatacataaagaaaaaaaaatatttcgttttaataggtttttcccaacattTAGAATGCATGAACACGATAAAAGAGGAATTGTGGCAAAGATTCTGATCACAACCTAAGATTCAGAGATGATG
Above is a genomic segment from Musa acuminata AAA Group cultivar baxijiao chromosome BXJ3-4, Cavendish_Baxijiao_AAA, whole genome shotgun sequence containing:
- the LOC108952570 gene encoding putative disease resistance protein RGA3; amino-acid sequence: MELLSAVIPLLASNLVQLWEELQTAYGLDAELEKLQSSVAMIQAVLNDAQERQQIRNAVKHLLNELSQAAYDANDILDEVATERQRCQLIKYASVRNFLAPINPKRELFKREICLRVKDIEHRLDSIARRCPLSELTQRSAPRRQQSYQTTSLTPSLVLGRESDKQKIKNMLLPMAEVTDHSITVIPIFGMPGIGKTTLSQLVCNDESVKNHFELRLWVYVSQDFDMMMIMKTIIESIDGFQCDFVSLDNLQKELRKKLSGRRYLLVLDDVWHVSLQNWERIKTFLYSGAQGSKIIVTTRIEEVANFMATSPPYRLEGLSNDECWSLVCQYALARDRNAMVDLDPYKMYVVNKCRGLPLAAITLGYRLFRETDRSKWSAILQSEAWEFTSMDGYISHAVSLSYQYLPQYLKPCFAYFSIIPKGFEFEKEFIIQLWIAQNFIRPSGRERMEDIASDYFDSLMQSSFFQHSNFDHKSRRRRYIMHDVVHEFARHIAAEECSVVEPGKGWFGSASIRHLSLKYDLFDQNISNISPRLRGENNLSEEVYKCKGLHTLILVGGSMSYLMAVPDDLADRLQSLRTLNLSNLGLALLPESISDLKHLRCLQLQNTNIIRLPESVSHLYNLQTLVLRNCYFLEELPKDTRNLRKLRNLDLHLDGNSRMTLAPEGTHTRGNLRFMPPDIGLLTDLQTLSRYIVSTRLHCGLSQLRDLNNLHGELLIARLDLVFKAAEAVEANLMSKEHINRLELTWNYSNITEAVAQSIGYEEKEYVLKNLRPHTNLKELGIVGYGGTSFPTWVGDPSFSNLVTLWICNCDNCFNLPPLGQLPKLKYLYIKEMHRVQHLDCSFCGSNKQRFPSLEKLHLETMSGLEEWCGADDCVLPSLRELVIKDCFALDQLKHKFPALTKLVIEASRSFAGLSDFPVLKSLEVKTTDDWIWSSWSVVSLLPSLTLSGLQRRTFPFNIQGSHALIRRLEISHCNQLLSLPDDWLPTGLLYLAIKHCPELHTLPKGLPKLIKLEDLEIENCRHLMYLPVGLRNMASLARLEISDCPGLLCLPNDGFPSKLQFLSISNCPELRLQCLGMGDQGWYTLQHNLQVWIDGELQTSLVHHYPQFTQALNISRNKNKKFLFSYGNCGMQSQGKGVPQ